Proteins from one Triticum aestivum cultivar Chinese Spring chromosome 7A, IWGSC CS RefSeq v2.1, whole genome shotgun sequence genomic window:
- the LOC123154681 gene encoding cortical cell-delineating protein-like produces the protein MAPSKLALFLALNLALLAAAHGCEPYCPPVVPTPPILPPSVPSTGGGSCSINTLKLGVCANVLNLLKLKIGVPANEECCPLLAGLADLDAAVCLCTAINANILGIKLNVPIDIVLLLNQCGKKCPSDFTCPI, from the coding sequence ATGGCGCCCTCCAAGCTCGCCCTTTTCCTCGCCCTGAACCTGGCCCTCCTTGCCGCGGCGCATGGCTGCGAGCCCTACTGCCCACCAGTCGTACCTACCCCACCGATCCTCCCACCGTCTGTGCCGTCGACTGGCGGGGGCAGCTGCTCGATCAACACGCTGAAGCTGGGCGTGTGCGCCAATGTGCTGAACCTGCTGAAGCTCAAGATCGGCGTGCCGGCAAATGAGGAGTGTTGCCCGCTCCTGGCTGGGCTCGCTGACCTCGACGCGGCCGTGTGCCTCTGCACCGCCATCAACGCTAACATCCTTGGCATCAAGCTGAATGTCCCCATCGacatcgtcctcctcctcaaccaGTGCGGCAAGAAGTGCCCCTCCGACTTCACGTGCCCCATCTGA